The sequence below is a genomic window from Lytechinus variegatus isolate NC3 chromosome 3, Lvar_3.0, whole genome shotgun sequence.
TATACCAAGTGGAAGTCCATTCGATACTAACAATAAGTTTAGGCGAAGCTCCAATAGCCTTTTTTTAATAAGGACCATGGAGCCTATTTTCAATCTTTGAAAATATCACTTTCCTCAAGAGTGATCAACATGAGTTCATTTTCGCCAAGAACTACACACATGTCTCCATTCGACGCAACAGTAATGGACAAACGGGTTCGCTGGTGGGTTGATTGAGAACTTTGACTTGTTGATCCAAATCCGGAATTAGACGTAAATGTGGTTGCTGTCTCATGTTGTGGATTGGGACTGTAGGGTGAACCGAGCACCGTAGATCTTCTAATCCTACGTCCACTGAGCATTGATGCCTGCCCGTGTGCCGACATGAGTGTACGTCTCACAGCAGTGTTGGTTTGTGGTAGTTTAGGAGGATCTTTTGATTCTCTATTCCTGAAAATAGTTTCTTGAAGATTCCCTTCCTTGTCCAAAATTCGGAGAGAAATTTTGGATTCTTGACTTGAAAGGAGGAATATTCGTCCCTCCTGTCCGCATGCTAATGCCGCACTTTCCCAGACAACTCCTCTATCACTGAAGATGCATCTATTGTGTTCACTGTCGATGAGATATACTGAAGATGGTTTGCAGGCAATAAGGAAGGTTTCACACGGGCTTGTATTGCGGGTAGTGATCGCCAAAGGAACAATGCTACCAAAAATGGGTTGGCTTGTCAAGACAGTATTATCCGGTGCTATTTCAAGCAGGTAGTCCAAACCTTCACTGACAATGTAAATGTATCCGTTCATGTTGACAGTCAGACAGGATTCTTGACAGATGTCAGCCTTGGGTTTGCGGTATTCCTCGATCTGTTGAAGTAGTAAAGATGAAGCCCCTTTCCATAGTTCGTTTCCTATAACAGAGCATATTCGTCCATTTGGTAGAATACCATATGGACATGAAGGGTTTTTCGCTGAATAGCGAAGACGATTGTTGCCGGAAAAAAAGATTTGACGGGCATGACGTCGGACATGACGGCCGGCAGTAGGGTCTACTCGCGACATCTTCGGGACTTCATGACAAAATACACGTCCATCTTGTGCTGCACATATAACACTTAAGGAACCATTCTGTACCTTACCTACTGTCAAATAGCTTTTTGCATGCGGCACATTCTGTTGCTTGAAAATTCGATCTTGCTTTACAAGATTTAGCGATGGATGATGAGAACAACTTAATTGAGCACAGTTCAGTCTCAGTTTCTCGAAATTCATTTTAATGCTGTCAAGTGTGAAAGCGTCTGATTCAACACCAGTAAGCCTTCGAACCGACTGCACCAGTCCGTGATGCTTTTCAGCCACCTCAAAGTCGTCCTTCGATGAGGAGACCTGATGAAGTTCCCTTGAAACATCCTCTACATCTTTCttcgttgatctgtttttcTGTACGATATCGTCTATGAGACATCGATTCTGATTTACGTATGTTTTGCTCTGTTTGAGAAGGAATGCCTTGATTTTAGCAACTTCATCCTCGATCGCTTGATCGATTTCTCTACTTTTCTGATCGAGTTCTTGCTTTACACCACCAATCTTGACAAAGAAAGAATCAACATCTTTGCCCTTGACATTAACTTTGGTGACTAGGTCAGCAATATCGCGCCGATACTCTGGAATAATATCTCTCAAGTACACGCACTCATGGCCATCAACTTTCGAGTGATCAAGAACAGTGCAGTCTGCACAAATGCACTTTTTGCAGGTCTTGCAATAAAATTTTAACCGTTCATCATGTCGAGAGCATTTGCGAATAACCGTGACGTCCCTCGTTCCTGCTGGAACAGCAATTCCACGAGAGAGTTCCGTTAAAGGAACCACATGATGGTGGCGGCAAGTCGGTATGTTAGGATGAAATTCCGCACACTCCTGGCACATATTTAAATCACAGTCCTCACAGAACAATCGAGGTTTGGAAGATTTACACACAGAACATCTGTTTTGCTTTTCTGCGGCTGCTGAATCCTTTCCTCCCTTGTTCAGTGCTTCAAGAAG
It includes:
- the LOC121412207 gene encoding tripartite motif-containing protein 45-like — its product is MALPKQIGDVISEELECSICLDRLRSPRMLTCLHSFCEHCLKEYADQHLDAGSLHCPTCRERTVIPNDGITGLKPDFRANKLLEALNKGGKDSAAAEKQNRCSVCKSSKPRLFCEDCDLNMCQECAEFHPNIPTCRHHHVVPLTELSRGIAVPAGTRDVTVIRKCSRHDERLKFYCKTCKKCICADCTVLDHSKVDGHECVYLRDIIPEYRRDIADLVTKVNVKGKDVDSFFVKIGGVKQELDQKSREIDQAIEDEVAKIKAFLLKQSKTYVNQNRCLIDDIVQKNRSTKKDVEDVSRELHQVSSSKDDFEVAEKHHGLVQSVRRLTGVESDAFTLDSIKMNFEKLRLNCAQLSCSHHPSLNLVKQDRIFKQQNVPHAKSYLTVGKVQNGSLSVICAAQDGRVFCHEVPKMSRVDPTAGRHVRRHARQIFFSGNNRLRYSAKNPSCPYGILPNGRICSVIGNELWKGASSLLLQQIEEYRKPKADICQESCLTVNMNGYIYIVSEGLDYLLEIAPDNTVLTSQPIFGSIVPLAITTRNTSPCETFLIACKPSSVYLIDSEHNRCIFSDRGVVWESAALACGQEGRIFLLSSQESKISLRILDKEGNLQETIFRNRESKDPPKLPQTNTAVRRTLMSAHGQASMLSGRRIRRSTVLGSPYSPNPQHETATTFTSNSGFGSTSQSSQSTHQRTRLSITVASNGDMCVVLGENELMLITLEESDIFKD